One Stenotrophomonas sp. SAU14A_NAIMI4_5 DNA segment encodes these proteins:
- a CDS encoding DUF2007 domain-containing protein has product MHIVYKADNLFDAHLVKHALEDAGIPAFVFGEQLLGGMGELPLFGVLRVGIPDVARPQAEEIIAALDLGQGPSDPISDADDWAGQPA; this is encoded by the coding sequence ATGCACATCGTGTACAAGGCCGACAATCTGTTCGACGCCCACCTGGTCAAGCACGCGCTGGAGGATGCCGGCATCCCCGCGTTCGTGTTCGGCGAGCAGCTGCTGGGCGGCATGGGCGAGCTGCCGCTGTTCGGCGTGCTGCGGGTCGGCATCCCCGACGTGGCGCGGCCGCAGGCCGAGGAGATCATCGCCGCGTTGGACTTGGGCCAGGGCCCGTCCGACCCCATTTCAGACGCAGACGATTGGGCCGGACAGCCGGCGTAG
- the msrA gene encoding peptide-methionine (S)-S-oxide reductase MsrA: protein MLGIGAFKQRLPRPEEALPGRDQPLPLHSNQHFVNSHPLKDRFAGLQQIRFALGCFWGAERKFWTEPGVYSTSVGYAGGVTPNPTYEEVCSGLTGHTEVVQVVFDPAVVSLERLMQLFWESHDPTQGMRQGNDTGTQYRSAIHATDEAQYAAALASREAYQAQLNASGYGPITTEIVYPAPEYYYAEDYHQQYLAKNPNGYCGIGGTGVSCPIGLDVEAPR from the coding sequence ATCCTCGGCATCGGGGCCTTCAAGCAGCGCCTGCCGCGCCCGGAAGAGGCGCTGCCGGGCCGCGACCAGCCGCTGCCGCTGCACAGCAACCAGCACTTCGTGAACAGCCATCCGCTGAAGGACCGCTTCGCCGGCCTGCAGCAGATCCGCTTCGCGCTGGGTTGCTTCTGGGGCGCCGAGCGCAAGTTCTGGACCGAGCCGGGCGTGTACAGCACCTCGGTCGGCTATGCCGGTGGCGTTACCCCGAACCCGACCTATGAAGAGGTCTGCTCGGGCCTGACCGGCCACACCGAGGTGGTGCAGGTGGTGTTCGACCCGGCGGTGGTGAGCCTGGAGCGGCTGATGCAGCTGTTCTGGGAAAGCCACGACCCGACCCAGGGCATGCGCCAGGGCAACGACACGGGCACCCAGTACCGCTCGGCGATCCACGCCACCGACGAGGCGCAGTACGCGGCGGCGCTGGCCAGCCGCGAGGCCTACCAGGCGCAGCTGAACGCGTCCGGCTACGGGCCGATCACCACCGAGATCGTGTATCCGGCACCGGAGTACTACTACGCCGAGGATTACCACCAGCAGTATCTGGCGAAGAACCCGAACGGGTATTGCGGGATTGGTGGCACCGGCGTGAGCTGCCCGATCGGGCTGGATGTGGAGGCCCCGCGCTGA
- a CDS encoding transaldolase gives MSTPSKLSQLRELSVVVADTGDYDAIKRLQPVDCTTNPTLVKKALDLPVYAELIERELAWGRQQGGDREAVVHAVADRLTIGVGALLSTLVPGRVSTEVDADQAHDTEATVAKARQFIQMYADAGVPREKILIKIAATWEGVEAARILQAEGIDCNLTLIFNPTQALACSEAGAFLISPFVGRILDWYVANGQTPANIDEDPGVKFVRGVYAEFKRRGSPTVVMGASFRSTAQIEALAGCDRLTISPDLLEKLDADHGELPRKLVAGAADGVAVTPIDAAKFAADLAADPMATEKLATGIDAFAKDLQALRERIRSEL, from the coding sequence ATGAGTACCCCGTCCAAACTGTCCCAGCTGCGCGAACTGTCGGTGGTTGTCGCCGATACCGGTGACTACGACGCGATCAAGCGCCTGCAGCCGGTGGATTGCACCACCAACCCGACCCTGGTGAAGAAGGCGCTGGACCTGCCGGTCTATGCCGAGCTGATCGAGCGCGAACTGGCCTGGGGCCGCCAGCAGGGCGGTGACCGCGAAGCCGTGGTGCACGCCGTAGCCGACCGCCTGACCATCGGCGTCGGCGCGCTGCTGAGCACGCTGGTGCCGGGCCGCGTGTCCACCGAAGTGGACGCCGACCAGGCCCACGACACCGAGGCCACCGTGGCCAAGGCCCGCCAGTTCATCCAGATGTACGCCGATGCCGGCGTGCCGCGCGAGAAGATCCTGATCAAGATCGCCGCGACCTGGGAAGGCGTGGAAGCCGCGCGCATCCTGCAGGCCGAGGGCATCGACTGCAACCTGACCCTGATCTTCAACCCGACCCAGGCCCTGGCCTGCAGCGAAGCCGGCGCGTTCCTGATCTCGCCGTTCGTCGGCCGCATCCTGGACTGGTACGTGGCCAACGGCCAGACCCCGGCCAACATCGACGAAGACCCGGGCGTGAAGTTCGTGCGCGGCGTGTATGCCGAATTCAAGCGCCGCGGTTCGCCGACGGTGGTGATGGGTGCCTCGTTCCGTTCGACCGCGCAGATCGAAGCGCTGGCCGGCTGCGACCGCCTGACGATTTCGCCGGACCTGCTGGAGAAGCTGGACGCCGACCACGGCGAGCTGCCGCGCAAGCTGGTGGCCGGTGCGGCCGACGGCGTGGCGGTCACTCCGATCGACGCGGCGAAGTTCGCGGCGGACCTGGCGGCGGACCCGATGGCGACCGAGAAGCTGGCGACGGGTATCGATGCGTTTGCCAAGGATCTGCAGGCGCTGCGCGAGCGGATCCGCTCGGAACTGTGA
- the rnk gene encoding nucleoside diphosphate kinase regulator, translating into MNTASGLPPSITVSTFDMDRLEAMLDSPALSQTPAALALAEELNRATVLAPDQIPEGIVMMHSRVECEDEVSGETHVLTLVFPREANVDEGKVSVLAPVGSALLGLAIGQSIDWNAPGGRKLRLRVTAVHNDRP; encoded by the coding sequence ATGAACACCGCCAGCGGCCTGCCGCCGTCCATCACTGTGTCGACCTTCGACATGGACCGCCTCGAGGCCATGCTTGATTCGCCCGCGCTGAGCCAGACGCCTGCCGCGCTCGCGCTTGCCGAAGAACTCAACCGGGCCACCGTGCTGGCGCCGGACCAGATTCCCGAAGGCATCGTCATGATGCATTCGCGCGTGGAGTGCGAAGATGAAGTGTCGGGCGAGACGCATGTCCTGACCCTGGTCTTCCCCCGCGAAGCCAATGTCGATGAAGGCAAGGTTTCCGTGCTGGCCCCGGTCGGCAGCGCCCTGCTTGGCCTGGCCATCGGCCAGAGCATCGATTGGAACGCGCCCGGCGGCCGCAAGCTGCGCCTGCGCGTGACTGCGGTCCACAACGACCGTCCCTGA
- a CDS encoding LysR substrate-binding domain-containing protein — MNLRDLKYLVALADHKHFGRAAASCFVSQPTLSTQIRKLEEELGVPLVERAPRKVMLTPAGQEAAMRARVIVSEVEQLKEAARRSRDPEAGTVRLGIFPTLGPYLLPHVIPRIRDRFPELELLLVEEKSDVLLERLREGKLDAALLALPVIDDQLHAEFLFEEPFLLAVSGRHPLARREHLDVQELATQKLLLLEDGHCLRDQALEVCRLFGANEKSEFRATSLETLRQMVAADVGITLLPSLSVQPPVPRSNNIRLLDFTGEGRPSRRIAMVWRRSSAMHGFLLELADQFKRLPQALFTLDAEGVPAGAAPDVSGPLLNG, encoded by the coding sequence ATGAATCTTCGCGATCTGAAATACCTGGTGGCCCTGGCCGATCACAAGCACTTCGGCCGGGCCGCCGCGTCCTGTTTCGTCAGCCAGCCCACGCTGTCCACCCAGATCCGCAAGCTGGAAGAGGAGCTGGGCGTACCGCTGGTGGAACGCGCACCGCGCAAGGTGATGCTGACCCCGGCCGGGCAGGAAGCGGCGATGCGCGCACGGGTGATCGTGTCCGAAGTGGAACAGCTGAAGGAAGCGGCGCGACGCAGCCGCGACCCGGAAGCCGGTACGGTGCGCCTGGGGATCTTCCCGACCCTGGGCCCCTACCTGCTGCCGCATGTGATCCCGCGCATCCGCGACCGCTTCCCCGAACTGGAACTGCTGCTGGTCGAGGAAAAGAGCGACGTGCTGCTGGAGCGCCTGCGCGAAGGCAAGCTGGACGCCGCGCTGCTGGCGCTGCCGGTGATCGACGACCAGCTGCATGCCGAATTCCTGTTCGAGGAACCGTTCCTGCTGGCCGTGTCCGGCCGCCATCCGCTGGCCCGCCGCGAACACCTGGACGTGCAGGAGCTGGCCACGCAGAAACTGCTGCTGCTGGAAGACGGCCACTGCCTGCGTGACCAGGCGCTGGAAGTCTGCCGCCTGTTCGGCGCCAACGAGAAATCCGAATTCCGCGCCACCAGCCTGGAAACGCTGCGGCAGATGGTCGCCGCCGACGTCGGCATCACCCTGCTGCCGAGCCTGTCGGTGCAGCCGCCGGTGCCGCGTTCGAACAACATCCGCCTGCTCGACTTCACCGGCGAAGGCCGCCCCAGCCGGCGCATCGCCATGGTCTGGCGGCGCAGCTCGGCCATGCACGGCTTCCTGCTGGAGCTGGCCGACCAGTTCAAGCGCCTGCCGCAGGCACTGTTCACCCTCGATGCCGAGGGCGTGCCGGCCGGCGCAGCACCGGACGTGTCCGGCCCGCTGCTGAACGGCTGA
- the ahpF gene encoding alkyl hydroperoxide reductase subunit F, with protein sequence MLDANLQSQLKTYLERVTRPIQITAHADDGAKSQEMLELLQTLESLSDRISLQVLRDGQGRVPSFDLGTPGQDIHLTFAGLPMGHEFTSLVLALLQVGGHPSKATAELIEQVQNLEGDYRFETYFSLSCQNCPDVVQALNLAAVLNPRIQHVAIDGALFQDEVEKREIMSVPTVYLNGEVFDQGRMTLEQIVAKLDTNAGKRDAEKIAAKDAFDVLVVGGGPAGAAAAIYAARKGIRTGIAAERFGGQVLDTMAIENFISVKETEGPKLATALEQHVREYEVDIMDLQRATALVPAGEDGLVQVQLENGAVLKSRSVILSTGARWRQMNVPGEDQYRNKGVAYCPHCDGPLFKGKRVAVIGGGNSGVEAAIDLAGIVSHVTLLEFDSSLRADEVLQKKLRSLGNVTVLTSAQTTEVLGDGSRVTGLVYKDRVGGDAHRVELEGIFVQIGLLPNTEWLKDSVALSPRGEIVIDDRGQTNLPGVFAAGDCTTVPYKQIIIAMGAGSTAALSAFDHLIRSSVSKGSGAVAEAA encoded by the coding sequence ATGTTGGACGCCAACCTGCAGTCGCAGCTGAAGACCTATCTGGAGCGCGTGACCCGCCCGATCCAGATCACCGCGCACGCCGATGACGGTGCCAAGTCGCAGGAAATGCTGGAACTGCTGCAGACCCTGGAAAGCCTGTCGGACAGGATCTCGCTGCAGGTCCTGCGCGACGGCCAGGGCCGCGTGCCGTCCTTCGACCTCGGCACCCCGGGCCAGGACATCCACCTGACCTTCGCCGGCCTGCCGATGGGCCACGAGTTCACCTCGCTGGTGCTGGCCCTGCTGCAGGTCGGCGGCCACCCGTCCAAGGCCACCGCCGAGCTGATCGAGCAGGTGCAGAACCTGGAAGGCGACTACCGCTTCGAGACCTACTTCTCGCTGTCCTGCCAGAACTGCCCGGACGTGGTGCAGGCGCTGAACCTGGCCGCCGTGCTCAACCCGCGCATCCAGCACGTGGCCATCGACGGCGCGCTGTTCCAGGACGAAGTGGAGAAGCGCGAGATCATGTCCGTGCCCACCGTGTACCTCAACGGTGAAGTGTTCGACCAGGGCCGCATGACCCTGGAACAGATCGTGGCCAAGCTGGATACCAACGCCGGCAAGCGCGACGCCGAGAAGATCGCCGCCAAGGACGCCTTCGACGTGCTGGTGGTCGGCGGTGGCCCGGCCGGTGCCGCAGCGGCCATCTACGCCGCGCGCAAGGGCATCCGCACCGGCATCGCTGCCGAGCGTTTCGGTGGCCAGGTGCTGGACACGATGGCGATCGAGAACTTCATTTCGGTGAAGGAGACCGAGGGCCCGAAGCTGGCCACCGCGCTGGAACAGCACGTGCGCGAGTACGAGGTGGACATCATGGACCTGCAGCGCGCCACCGCGCTGGTGCCGGCCGGCGAAGACGGCCTGGTGCAGGTGCAGCTGGAAAACGGTGCGGTGCTGAAGTCGCGCTCGGTCATCCTCTCCACCGGCGCACGCTGGCGGCAGATGAATGTGCCGGGTGAGGACCAGTACCGCAACAAGGGCGTGGCCTACTGCCCGCACTGCGACGGCCCGCTGTTCAAGGGCAAGCGCGTGGCGGTGATCGGCGGCGGCAACTCCGGCGTGGAAGCGGCCATCGATCTGGCCGGCATCGTGTCGCATGTGACCCTGCTGGAGTTCGATTCCAGCCTGCGCGCCGATGAAGTGCTGCAGAAGAAGCTGCGCAGCCTGGGCAATGTGACCGTGCTGACCAGCGCGCAGACCACCGAAGTGCTCGGCGATGGCAGCCGCGTCACCGGCCTGGTCTACAAGGACCGCGTCGGCGGCGATGCCCACCGGGTCGAACTGGAAGGCATCTTCGTGCAGATCGGCCTGCTGCCCAACACCGAATGGCTGAAGGACAGCGTGGCGCTGTCGCCGCGTGGCGAGATCGTCATCGATGACCGCGGGCAGACCAACCTGCCGGGCGTGTTCGCCGCAGGCGATTGCACCACGGTACCCTACAAGCAGATCATCATCGCCATGGGCGCCGGTTCCACCGCGGCACTGAGCGCCTTCGACCACCTGATCCGTTCGTCCGTGAGCAAGGGCAGCGGCGCGGTGGCCGAGGCGGCCTGA